Proteins encoded together in one Onychomys torridus chromosome 1, mOncTor1.1, whole genome shotgun sequence window:
- the LOC118591336 gene encoding vomeronasal type-1 receptor 4-like, producing MPYQNKAQKATEELALQTLLLFQVGTGTLANILLFVHNFSPIFTSSRLRPTQVIVANLAVANVFLLFVTAFPANIMVFVPRILPTNLQCKIVFFIRMVARSTNMCSTCVLSIHQFVTLVLGHWGRLMFQGGTPNVLSYSCYCCWLLSVLYNVYIPMKVTGPKNTDNGTNNNSKWVCSTSGFSVGMAILRFSHDATFISIMIWTSVSMVLLLHRHHQRTQHMLTPNQNQRGHAETRAAQTVLMLVVTFVGLYLLNFLCIIFHTFLMDYRLWLRHVNEVLTAAFPTVSPFLLLFRDPKDPCSVLFNC from the coding sequence ATGCCCTATCAGAATAAAGCTCAAAAAGCCACTGAGGAATTGGCTCTCCAGACACTCCTACTTTTCCAGGTTGGGACTGGGACTCTGGCCAACATTCTTCTGTTTGTCCACAATTTCTCTCCAATCTTTACTAGCTCTCGACTGAGGCCCACACAGGTCATTGTTGCCAACTTGGCTGTGGCCAATGTGTTCCTTCTATTCGTCACTGCATTTCCAGCCAACATCATGGTTTTTGTTCCTAGGATACTTCCAACTAACCTTCAATGCAAAATTGTGTTCTTCATTCGCATGGTGGCTAGAAGCACAAACATGTGCTCCACCTGTGTCCTGAGTATCCATCAGTTTGTCACTCTTGTTCTTGGTCACTGGGGTAGGCTGATGTTCCAAGGAGGAACCCCTAATGTCCTGAGTTATTCATGttactgttgttggttgttgagTGTCTTATACAATGTCTACATTCCAATGAAAGTCACTGGTCCAAAGAACACAGACAATGGCACCAACAATAACAGCAAGTGGGTCTGCTCCACATCTGGATTCAGTGTAGGCATGGCTATCTTGCGTTTTTCCCACGATGCCACATTCATCAGCATCATGATCTGGACCAGTGTCTCCATGGTGCTTCTCCTCCATAGACATCACCAGCGAACACAGCACATGCTCACTCCCAATCAGAACCAGAGAGGGCATGCTGAGACCAGAGCAGCCCAAACTGTCCTGATGCTGGTGGTCACATTTGTTGGCTTGTAcctcttaaattttctttgtataatcTTTCACACTTTTTTAATGGACTATCGTCTGTGGTTGAGGCATGTAAATGAAGTTTTGACTGCAGCCTTCCCCActgtttctcccttcctgttGCTCTTTAGGGATCCTAAGGATCCCTGTTCTGTGCTCTTCAACTGCTGA